The window CAACAACGTACATTTCTATACCGTGTCGGCAGTGAGCAGTGTGCACGAGGTGATGAAACGGTTGGTAGAAACTGGTCTTCTGCAACAGAACAGCAAATAAAAAAGAATATAAGAGAAGATGAACTTTTCAGAAGTTATAGGACAAGAAGCAGTTAAGGAACGGCTTATTCAGATGGTTAAAGAAGACCGTCTGCCTCATGCCTTACTCTTCTGCGGACCTCAAGGAGCGGGTAAGATGGCACTTGCAATGGCTTTTGCCAGCTATTTGCTTGCTGGTGACGAAGGCGAGGAGGCTACGTCATCAACCGTATCAAATGCTCGTGCCATGCTTCGAAACTGGGAACACCCTGACCTTCACTTCTCTTATCCTACCATCAAACTACCAAGCATGAGTGGTGAACACCAACCCGTAAGTGCTGACTTTGCAAAGGAATGGCACGGACTCATCATGCAAGGGACTTACTTCACCATGAATCAATGGATGAATCAGATGGGGGCTACCACGCAACAGGCTATCATCACGGGAGCTGAGAGCGACGAACTGTCACGCGTTTTGGCGTTGAAATCAAGTCAGGGGGGCTATAAAGTGTCTATCGTCTGGCTGCCTGAACGAATGAATCTCACCTCAGCCAATAAGCTATTGAAGCTATTAGAGGAGCCACCACAGGGTACAATCTTCCTCATGGTATGCGAAGAACCAGAGAAACTTCTCGAAACCATCATCAGCCGTACACAGCGTATTGATGTGAAACGTATCAACGATGAGGCGATTGAACAGGCACTCATCAACAAAAGGGGGATTGATACTGATGCGGCACACCGCATTGCTCGTATTGCAAATGGCAGTTGGTTAAAAGCATTGGAAGCAATGGATTCAGGTAATGAAAACCGTGAATTCCACAACATGTTTCAAATGCTTATGCGCCTATGTTACCTCCGTAACGTAAAAGACCTCAAACGTTGGAGCGAGGTTGTAGCAGGATATGGACGTGAGAAAGAGCGTCGTATGCTTACTTACTTCCAACAGCAAGTGCGCGAGAACTTCATATTTAACTTCCGAACTCCCGAACTCAACTACATGACTTTGGAGGAAGAGAACTTCGCAAAGAACTTCGCACGATTCATCAACGAGGCAAACGTCATTGAAATCAACGAACTCTTCCAGCGTGCCAATCGTGATATCGGACAGAATGCAAATGCTAAGATTGTCTTCTATGACATGGCATTGAAACTCATTGTGCTGTTGTTGAAGAAGTAGACGAGTGGACAAGGTGACAAGTTATATGCTTGAGACTTGTACTATATAATTAATCATTGCTTATCACAGCCTACCAGACTCTACAATTAAAGAGGAACTTGGAGGCTTCCAACATATATATAAACAAAAAGAAACAATCAATGGATTACAAAGATATGAAATTCAAGGTCTGGCATGGTTGCGACCGAGGCTTATGCCACAAAGGTTGTGGCAGACAAAACCACCAATTGAACACATTCGACTGGCTGGCTGACGTGCCTGGAAACAACCAGACAACTGACCTTGTTGAGGTTCAATTCAAGAATACTCGTAAGGGTTACTATCACAATGTCAACAATCTTGACTTGAAGAAGGGTGACATCGTGGCTGTAGAAGCTAACCCAGGACATGATATCGGAGTCGTTACACTGACAGGACGACTCGTTAAACTGCAGATTAAGAAGTCGTCAAGTGTGAAGTCACCAGACGATATCAAGCGTGTCTATCGACTTGCAAAAGAAGTTGATATGCAAAAGTATCACGAGGCAAAAGCACGTGAACACGCCACAATGATTGAGAGCCGACAGATTGCAAAGGGCTTAGGACTGAAGATGAAGATTGGTGACGTAGAGTATCAGGGCGATGGGAACAAAGCTATCTTCTACTACATTGCCGACGAACGTGTCGACTTCCGCCAGCTTATCAAGGACCTCGCTGCTGCCTTCCACGTACGAATCGAAATGAAACAGATTGGTGCACGACAGGAAGCAGGACGCATTGGCGGTACAGGTCCATGTGGTCGTGAGCTCTGCTGTGCTACTTGGATGAAGAATTTCTCCAGTGTTTCGACAACAGCTGCCCGTATTCAGGACATCTCACTCAACCCAACAAAACTGGCGGGTATGTGTGCTAAGCTAAAATGTTGTCTGAACTATGAGGTTGATGACTATATGGAGGCTGGCAGAAAACTACCAAGCAAGGAGGTTATCTTGGAAACCATGGATGGCGAATACTATCTCTTCAAGACGGATATCCTCAATGGTCAGTGCACCTATTCTACCGATAAGAACCTTGCAGCAAACCTCGAGACCATCAGTGCGGAGCGTGCAAAGGAGATTATCGAACTCAACCGACGTGGTGAGAAGCCTCTTTCGCTCCTTGAAGATGGTAAGGCTAAACCAGCTAAGAAGCCTGTTGACCTCCTCGCTGGTGCTGACCTCAGTCGATTTGATAAGGCTAAGAAACGCAAAAAGAACAACCAACCACGCAACAACAACGGACAGCAAGGTGGTAGACCACAACGTGACAACCGTCGTAATCAGCGTGATGGACAGGACAACTATCGTCAGCCAAATGACAACAGACGTCCACAGAACGATAACCGCCGCCCACAGAATGGTAATCGTCGCCCTTATAACGGTCCTCGTCCTGCACAACAGCAGAACGAAGGTACTCCACAGTACAATAGAAATGAAGGCAGACAGCCTCAGCAAACGGAAAGAAAACAAGAATGAGACATAAGGTTTCCACCTTATTATATATCATAGCACTCATGGTAATTACCATGGGTGCTGCTTCATGCAGTGATTCACGCACCTATGACAAATATAGAAGTGTGTCACTACAGGGGTGGTCACGCAATGATACACTTTCTTTTGATATCCCTCGCCAATGGGAAGGTCACTACCAATTAGACCTCTGCCTACGTGCTACACAGACTTATCCTTACCGCAACATATGTATGATTATTGAACGGAAGGTAATCTACTACAGACAACGTAAGAAGCGAGAAAAGACATATAATGACACTATTAATTGTGAGATTATCAATGACAAGGGAATATTGGTAGGACAGAAAGGTATCTCAAATACTGAAATACGTCAGGCGATTACCGCATTCCGTCTCAATCGTAATGACTCTATGCACGTCACGATACGTCATATCATGAGCCGTGAGTCACTTCCTGGTATCAGCGATGTGGGTATCAGGCTCCTCAAGAAGTAAACATTACAGATAAACTATAAAGGCTGCTTCATCCTCCACACATTGGAGTCATGAGGCAGCCTTTACCTATGTTGGAGGAAGCATAGTAGTAGCAATCCAAGCTATAAATATCATGTTTAGCGAGTATTAGTGCCATACCCTCTTTCATTTCATGACAACAACTTCCCCTACAAGCCATATACTAAAATGGTGATAATACCTAACACAAATGGTGTTGATGCTTAGCACGTGTGGTGCGGAGGCTTAACACCAATGGTGCGAAGCACAAAACACCTTGCCAAATACTATGCAATCAATATCCAAGCGTAATGCTATCGCCTACTGACGGATAAGATTACGTCCTGCATCTATGCGGAGGAAAATAAATAGGAGCAACGTAAAGCCCCAAAGAGAAGAGCCTCCGTAACTAAAGAAAGGTAACGGAATACCAATAACCGGCGTCAAACCTAATACCATTCCTACGTTAATAAAAAGGTGGAATAGGAATATTCCTGCAACACAATAGCCATAGACTCGCCCAAACTTAAAGGGTTGTCGATCGGCAAGGTACATTAATCGGAGTATTAGGAAGAGGAACAGCACAAGAACTGAGGCCGAACCGAGGAAGCCCTCCTCCTCGCCTACCGTACAGAAGATAAAGTCTGTATCCTGCTCTGGTACAAACTTCAACTTAGTTTGCGTACCATTCAAGAAACCTTTACCCTGTAAGCCACCAGAACCAATGGCTATCTCGCTCTGATGTACATTATATCCTGCTCCTGCTAAATCTTCATCTAAGCCTAAAAGAACATTGATACGCACACGCTGATGTGGCTGCATGACATCGTTCAACACATAGTCTGCTGAATAGAAAAAGGCAATTGACCCTAAAGCAAACAAAGCTATATAGAAGTAGTTGGCAAAGCGAGTGTTCATTGCATTATAAACTAAATAACCAATGACACATGCTGATAATACCAACTGTATCCAAACAACATCAAACGGAATAACAAACTCTGAGAAGAGCAAGGCAAGTCCAGT is drawn from Prevotella melaninogenica and contains these coding sequences:
- a CDS encoding ATP-binding protein — translated: MNFSEVIGQEAVKERLIQMVKEDRLPHALLFCGPQGAGKMALAMAFASYLLAGDEGEEATSSTVSNARAMLRNWEHPDLHFSYPTIKLPSMSGEHQPVSADFAKEWHGLIMQGTYFTMNQWMNQMGATTQQAIITGAESDELSRVLALKSSQGGYKVSIVWLPERMNLTSANKLLKLLEEPPQGTIFLMVCEEPEKLLETIISRTQRIDVKRINDEAIEQALINKRGIDTDAAHRIARIANGSWLKALEAMDSGNENREFHNMFQMLMRLCYLRNVKDLKRWSEVVAGYGREKERRMLTYFQQQVRENFIFNFRTPELNYMTLEEENFAKNFARFINEANVIEINELFQRANRDIGQNANAKIVFYDMALKLIVLLLKK
- the ricT gene encoding PSP1 domain-containing protein, producing MDYKDMKFKVWHGCDRGLCHKGCGRQNHQLNTFDWLADVPGNNQTTDLVEVQFKNTRKGYYHNVNNLDLKKGDIVAVEANPGHDIGVVTLTGRLVKLQIKKSSSVKSPDDIKRVYRLAKEVDMQKYHEAKAREHATMIESRQIAKGLGLKMKIGDVEYQGDGNKAIFYYIADERVDFRQLIKDLAAAFHVRIEMKQIGARQEAGRIGGTGPCGRELCCATWMKNFSSVSTTAARIQDISLNPTKLAGMCAKLKCCLNYEVDDYMEAGRKLPSKEVILETMDGEYYLFKTDILNGQCTYSTDKNLAANLETISAERAKEIIELNRRGEKPLSLLEDGKAKPAKKPVDLLAGADLSRFDKAKKRKKNNQPRNNNGQQGGRPQRDNRRNQRDGQDNYRQPNDNRRPQNDNRRPQNGNRRPYNGPRPAQQQNEGTPQYNRNEGRQPQQTERKQE
- a CDS encoding gliding motility lipoprotein GldH, which encodes MRHKVSTLLYIIALMVITMGAASCSDSRTYDKYRSVSLQGWSRNDTLSFDIPRQWEGHYQLDLCLRATQTYPYRNICMIIERKVIYYRQRKKREKTYNDTINCEIINDKGILVGQKGISNTEIRQAITAFRLNRNDSMHVTIRHIMSRESLPGISDVGIRLLKK